The Streptomyces sp. NBC_01463 DNA window AAGAACCAGGGCCCGATCGTGGTCTTCCTCGGCGCCTGCGGCCTCGTCGGCTACGCGGGCCTCTACCTCGCCCCGTCCGGCGGCGCCTGGGCCTGGGCGCTGCTCCTGGGCATCTCGAACTGCGCCTTCCCGCTCGCCCTCACCATGATCGGCATGCGCTCCCGCAGCGGCGCCGGCGTGGTCAGGCTCTCCGCGTTCGCCCAGTCCACCGGATACCTCATCTCGATCCCCGGCCCGCTCCTGGTCGGCGTGCTCTACCAGCACAGCGGCGGCTGGGGGCTGCCGATCGCCCTGATGGCGGCCCTGATGGTGCCCCAGATGGTGGCGGGCATCCTCGCCGGACGGGACCGGACGATCGAGGACGAATGCTGAGATGCGAGACTGTGGCCATGTCTCCTGTGCTCGATCCGAATCCCCAGAACGGTCAGAAGAAGCTGCTCATGGTCTTCGGGGCCATGTTGCTGATCACGGTCGTCATCGGCGTGATCGCCTCCATCGCCTCTCCGTGACGCACGGCTCCCGGCGCGGGGGTGGGGCTAGCCCCACCAACCCCTAGGGGGCCAGGGTCAGGGTGAAGTGGGTGGGTCACCGGATGTGACCGGCGCCCCGGGATCCGTAGGTTCTGGGTATCGGAATCCAGCACCCACGGAGGCGGACATGCCGGCCCGTACGCACACCCCGTCCACCCGCCCGGACGCGGGCGCCGTCGAGGTCCGGCTGCCCTGGTGGGCCGTCGCACTGCCCGCCGTGGCCTTCGCCGCGCTCCTGCTGCTGATGGCCGGACCGGGACAGGCGCACGCCGCCGCGGGCGACCCCGCGGTCGGCCGGTTGCTCGAGCGAATCGTGGACCTGCTGACCCGCTGACGTCCGGTGACCCGTGCGGGGGAGCCCTCCAACACCCTGCGCCGGGTGCCGCATTTCATGCGAAGCTGAGGTGTATGAGCGTCGATACACCTCGCAGGATCGTCCTTCTCAGGCATGCAAAGGCGGAATGGTCGCAGGACTCCGACCATGAGCGGCCGCTCGCGGAGCGCGGCCGCAAGGACGCCCCCGTGGCAGGCCGCAAACTCGTCGATTCCGGGATCGTCTTCGATCTGGCCCTCTGTTCCACCGCGGCCAGGACGCGAGAGACGTGGAAGCTCGCCGTGCACGAGATGCCGGAGCGCCCCAGGACCGTGTACGAGGAGCGGCTCTACGACGCCTCGCTCGGCGAGCTGATCGCGCTGATCAACGAGACCCCCGACGAGGTCCGCGATCTGCTGGTGATCGGCCACAACCCGGGCATGCACGCCGTCGCCGACGCCCTCGCGGGCGCGGGCGAGGGCGACGCCCTGGCCAGGATGAGCCGAGGCGGCTTCCCGACCGCCGCGTTCGCCGTGGTCGCGTTCTCCGGCACCTGGAAGAGCGTGGAGCACGGCGTCGGCAAGCTCGTCGAGTACTGGACGCCGAACGACTGACCCGCCCCGGCTCACGACAGGGCCCGGGTGCGCACGCCGAAGCGTGCGCACCCGGGCCCTGTGCACGTGCGGGCCGCGCGTCCCTACTCGACGAGACCGTCGGCGGCCTCGACCTCCTCGCGGGTGATGCCGAGCAGATAGAGCACGGTGTCCAGGAACGGCACGTTCACCGCGGTGTGCGCGGCCTCGCGGACCACCGGCTTGGCGTTGAAGGCGACCCCGAGGCCCGCGGTGTTCAGCATGTCCAGGTCGTTCGCCCCGTCGCCGATCGCCACCGTCTGCGCCAGCGGCACCCCGGCCTCCGCGGCGAAGCTGCGCAGCAGCCGGGCCTTGCCGGCCCGGTCGACGATGTCCCCGGTCACCCGGCCGGTGAGCTTCCCGTCGACGACCTCCAGAGTGTTGGCAGAGGCGAAGTCGAGCCCGAGCCGCTCCTTCAGATCGTCCGTCACCTGGGTGAACCCGCCCGAGACGACGCCCACTTGGTAGCCGAGCCGCTTCAGCGTACGGATCAGGGTGCGGGCCCCCGGCGTCAGCCGCACATCGGCGCGCACCTTCTCCACCACCGACACGTCGAGCCCGGCCAGCAGCGCCACCCGGGCGTGCAGCGACTGCTCGAAGTCGAGTTCGCCGCGCATCGCCTGCTCGGTCACCGCGGCGACCTCGGCCTCGCAGCCGGCGTGGGCCGCGAAGAGCTCGATGACCTCGTCCTGGATGAGCGTCGAGTCGACGTCCATCACGACGAGGCGCTGTGCCCGCCGGCTCAGCCCGGCCGAGACGACCGCCACGTCGACCCCGATCCCGGCGGCCTCGATGGCCAGCGCGGTGCGCAGCGTCTCGGTCCCGGTGCCGGACACCGCGAACTCGACGGCCGTGACGGGGTACTTCGCCAGCCGGAAGATCCGGTCGATGTTCCCGCCGGTCGAGGTGATCCTGGCCGCTATGGCGGCGGTCGACTCCGCGGTCAGCGGGTGGCCGAGCACCGTCACATGGGAACGGCCGTCGCCGCGCGGGCGGTTGTCGCCCGTACCGGAGATGATCTCGGCCTGCAGCCTCAGCGACTCGGCCCAGCTGTGCACGGTGGCCCGCAGGTCGCCCTCCGTGGTGCCGCCCGCGGTCGGGGAGGTGACCAGCGCGCACAGGACGATGCGGCCACGGGTGACGACCTGCTCGATGTCGACGACGTCGACCGAGTAGGCGGCGAGGGTGTCGAAGAGCCCGGCGGTGATGCCGGGGCGGTCCTTGCCGAAGATCTTCACGAGAAGGGTCGGTGTGTCTATGCCCTGATGTGCCTCAGGGGGCTCAGGAGACAGGGAGGGCCGAGGGGGCTGCGATGCGCTCATGGTGTTCCCACCGTATCGGTCCGCGGCGCGCCCCCGACCGCCCGTCCCGAGGACCGGACAGCCCGCCCGGTGTCCCCGATGCTCCCGATCCTTGCGGTCTGACCCGGCCTGTGACCAGCTGCGGTGTTAGGTGGCGGTTCGGGCCGGGACGGTCGCAACGGTGCGGTCTCGGTTCGGTCAACGTGCCGCCCGGCTTTCGTATCGGGGACTGCTCCTGGAATAGTTCCCCACGATGTTCAGCATCCCTAGACTCCCTGCAACGGGGGTAACTCGGGGGACAACTAGTGGGGCGCGGAGTGCCGGAACTCGTACTGGAATTGAATGGCAGGACCTGGACGCTCGATCCGTCCCGGTCGTACACCCTCGGACGTGATCCGCAGGGCGACATGATGATCGACGATGCCAGAGTGTCGTGGCGGCATGCCACGATCAGCTGGAGCGGCCACAGTTGGTTCAT harbors:
- a CDS encoding SGM_5486 family transporter-associated protein encodes the protein MLDPNPQNGQKKLLMVFGAMLLITVVIGVIASIASP
- a CDS encoding histidine phosphatase family protein, whose amino-acid sequence is MSVDTPRRIVLLRHAKAEWSQDSDHERPLAERGRKDAPVAGRKLVDSGIVFDLALCSTAARTRETWKLAVHEMPERPRTVYEERLYDASLGELIALINETPDEVRDLLVIGHNPGMHAVADALAGAGEGDALARMSRGGFPTAAFAVVAFSGTWKSVEHGVGKLVEYWTPND
- the serB gene encoding phosphoserine phosphatase SerB produces the protein MSASQPPRPSLSPEPPEAHQGIDTPTLLVKIFGKDRPGITAGLFDTLAAYSVDVVDIEQVVTRGRIVLCALVTSPTAGGTTEGDLRATVHSWAESLRLQAEIISGTGDNRPRGDGRSHVTVLGHPLTAESTAAIAARITSTGGNIDRIFRLAKYPVTAVEFAVSGTGTETLRTALAIEAAGIGVDVAVVSAGLSRRAQRLVVMDVDSTLIQDEVIELFAAHAGCEAEVAAVTEQAMRGELDFEQSLHARVALLAGLDVSVVEKVRADVRLTPGARTLIRTLKRLGYQVGVVSGGFTQVTDDLKERLGLDFASANTLEVVDGKLTGRVTGDIVDRAGKARLLRSFAAEAGVPLAQTVAIGDGANDLDMLNTAGLGVAFNAKPVVREAAHTAVNVPFLDTVLYLLGITREEVEAADGLVE